One genomic region from Microcystis panniformis FACHB-1757 encodes:
- a CDS encoding DUF3122 domain-containing protein encodes MKRFLLLFCVLVSFLLFISFEIDVSLSALALTRQQLEGPGQLLYQSRHSLRDDTGSPWQVVLFKRIKDGETLEISLRLVGFPEGIEFLHGERLTITTAKGEILAAKDAFAEKSPAANVGQYEMQDILPQLPVTEAIELSLPLEAPRHLNIPIPVLLEWQSLLFSANI; translated from the coding sequence ATGAAACGATTTCTATTATTATTTTGTGTTCTCGTGAGTTTTTTGCTGTTTATCAGCTTTGAGATTGATGTTTCCTTGTCTGCACTAGCTCTAACTCGACAACAGCTAGAGGGGCCAGGGCAGCTGTTGTATCAATCCCGTCATAGTTTGCGCGATGATACAGGTAGTCCTTGGCAGGTGGTGTTGTTCAAACGAATTAAGGATGGGGAAACCCTAGAAATTAGTTTGCGCTTGGTGGGATTTCCTGAAGGGATTGAGTTTCTCCATGGAGAAAGATTGACGATAACGACAGCTAAAGGCGAAATTTTAGCGGCTAAGGATGCTTTTGCCGAAAAATCACCAGCAGCTAACGTCGGTCAGTACGAGATGCAGGATATCTTACCGCAGCTACCCGTTACTGAAGCGATCGAACTTTCCCTACCCCTAGAGGCTCCCCGTCATCTTAACATCCCGATTCCTGTACTTTTAGAATGGCAAAGTCTGCTTTTTTCGGCAAATATTTGA
- a CDS encoding tRNA-(ms[2]io[6]A)-hydroxylase, which yields MGKINLLVSATSEDWIEQAINNLEIILLDHSHCERKAAGVALNLMFRYPSYASLVRKLTAIAQEELEHFEQVNQWLDKWGIPLAPLNSPPYGAKLKAQIRHQEPDRLLDSLLISALIEARSHERLGLLGEYCPDPQLAQFYRGLMASEARHYGIYWLLAADYFERTVIEQRLETLAAIESEILANLHPEPRIHS from the coding sequence ATGGGAAAGATTAATTTATTAGTCAGTGCCACCTCTGAGGATTGGATAGAACAGGCAATTAATAATTTAGAGATTATTCTGCTCGATCATTCCCATTGTGAGCGAAAAGCGGCAGGAGTGGCCTTAAATCTCATGTTTCGTTATCCTTCCTACGCTTCCCTCGTGCGGAAATTAACAGCGATCGCACAAGAGGAATTAGAACATTTTGAACAGGTAAATCAATGGTTAGATAAATGGGGAATTCCCCTCGCTCCCTTAAATTCTCCCCCTTATGGTGCTAAATTAAAGGCGCAGATTCGTCACCAAGAACCCGATCGCCTTTTGGATTCGCTGTTAATATCAGCTTTAATCGAGGCGCGTTCCCACGAAAGATTGGGTTTATTGGGAGAGTATTGTCCCGATCCTCAATTAGCTCAATTTTATCGCGGTTTAATGGCTTCCGAAGCGCGTCATTATGGTATTTACTGGCTATTAGCAGCGGATTATTTTGAACGTACAGTGATCGAGCAACGTTTAGAAACCCTAGCGGCGATCGAAAGTGAGATTTTAGCCAATCTGCACCCAGAACCTCGTATTCATAGTTGA
- a CDS encoding GNAT family N-acetyltransferase, with protein MVEQLKPQYSVAWIDKMSEIPQQKWDALAQPLTTPFLEWEWLHNIETSGSATGRTGWQPAHLTVWRGAELIAAAPLYIKSHSYGEFVFDHQWADLSHRLGIRYYPKLLGMTPFTPAVGYRFLIAPGENELEITALMIAAIDHFCDQNNLSGCHFLFVDPQWRILMENFGFTPWLHHSYIWNNKGFQNFEDYLTVFNANQRRNIKRERKAVTNAGLIIKTLAAEEIPHHLFPLIYRFYSSTCDKFYWGSKYLTQKFFEQLYPNYRQRVVLITAYQNEKDTKPVGLSFCIRKDTNLYGRYWGSFQEYDCLHFEACYYQPIDWAISQGITMFDPGAGGQHKKRRGFPATANHSLHRFYHGKMNQILRNYIQEINQMEQEEIEAINQDLPFSKREIELNE; from the coding sequence ATGGTAGAACAGCTTAAACCTCAATATTCTGTCGCTTGGATTGATAAAATGAGTGAGATTCCCCAACAAAAATGGGATGCTCTCGCTCAACCCCTAACTACTCCCTTTCTAGAGTGGGAATGGTTACATAATATCGAAACTTCTGGCAGTGCCACGGGACGCACCGGGTGGCAACCGGCTCATCTCACAGTTTGGCGCGGTGCTGAGTTAATTGCCGCCGCTCCTTTGTATATTAAAAGTCATAGTTACGGTGAATTTGTCTTTGACCACCAATGGGCAGATCTTTCCCATCGTTTGGGGATTAGATACTATCCGAAACTGTTAGGAATGACCCCTTTTACTCCGGCGGTAGGTTATCGTTTTTTAATTGCTCCGGGGGAAAATGAACTGGAGATTACGGCTTTAATGATAGCGGCAATTGATCATTTTTGTGATCAAAATAATCTGTCGGGTTGTCATTTTCTTTTTGTGGATCCCCAATGGCGAATTTTAATGGAAAATTTTGGCTTTACTCCCTGGTTACATCATAGTTATATTTGGAATAACAAAGGGTTTCAAAATTTTGAAGATTATCTGACGGTTTTTAATGCTAATCAACGCCGCAATATTAAACGGGAACGGAAAGCGGTGACTAATGCGGGGTTAATTATTAAAACTCTGGCTGCCGAAGAAATTCCCCATCATTTGTTCCCGTTAATTTATCGGTTTTATAGCAGTACCTGTGATAAATTTTACTGGGGAAGTAAATACCTGACACAGAAATTTTTTGAACAATTATATCCGAATTATCGTCAGCGAGTGGTTTTGATTACTGCCTACCAAAATGAAAAGGATACTAAACCCGTGGGTTTATCTTTTTGTATTCGCAAAGATACTAATCTTTATGGTCGTTACTGGGGCAGTTTTCAGGAGTACGACTGTTTACATTTTGAAGCTTGTTACTATCAACCGATCGATTGGGCAATTAGTCAAGGTATTACCATGTTTGACCCTGGAGCGGGAGGACAACACAAAAAAAGACGGGGGTTTCCCGCTACTGCTAATCATAGTTTGCACCGTTTTTATCATGGCAAAATGAATCAAATTCTCCGCAATTATATCCAAGAAATTAATCAAATGGAACAGGAAGAAATCGAGGCAATCAATCAAGATTTACCCTTTTCTAAGAGAGAAATTGAGTTGAACGAGTAA
- a CDS encoding RibD family protein, whose protein sequence is MNRPHTTVILAMSADGKIADAYQSAARFASATDKMRLEQHLSSMDAALFGANTLRAYHTSLPIRHGDFLAYRQQRGLSPQPIQIVCSYSGQLDPQMKFFQQPFPRWLITAAEKVAAWENRGLFELVLVCGDWKAIFSQFTALGIKKLAILGGGELIASLLAEDLIDEIYLTICPLLLGGNKAATPLGGTGFLADSARKLRLLSVETVEAEIFLHYSLERDSHKSQN, encoded by the coding sequence ATGAATCGTCCTCACACCACCGTTATTTTAGCCATGAGTGCCGATGGTAAAATTGCCGACGCTTACCAGTCAGCGGCCAGATTTGCCTCTGCTACCGATAAAATGCGTCTAGAACAACATTTATCCTCCATGGATGCCGCTTTATTCGGTGCTAACACCCTGCGTGCTTATCACACCAGTCTTCCTATCCGTCATGGCGATTTTCTCGCATACCGTCAACAACGGGGATTATCTCCGCAGCCGATACAGATCGTTTGTTCTTATTCAGGACAGCTTGATCCCCAGATGAAATTTTTTCAGCAGCCTTTCCCGCGCTGGTTAATCACGGCAGCGGAAAAAGTGGCGGCATGGGAAAATCGGGGTTTATTTGAGCTTGTCTTAGTCTGCGGCGATTGGAAGGCTATTTTTAGTCAATTTACCGCCCTAGGTATCAAAAAACTGGCGATTCTGGGAGGAGGTGAATTAATTGCCTCTCTTTTAGCTGAAGATTTAATCGATGAAATCTACCTAACCATTTGTCCGTTGCTGTTAGGAGGCAATAAAGCGGCAACTCCCCTGGGAGGAACTGGATTTCTGGCAGATTCTGCCAGAAAATTACGACTTTTGAGCGTGGAAACCGTGGAAGCAGAAATTTTCCTACATTATTCCCTTGAACGAGATTCCCACAAATCTCAAAACTAG
- a CDS encoding sensor histidine kinase produces MSIGQSSFRRILLSRLLLVSVPVLLMGVYVTYRKARSAFLETARQNLTESAIRKADNIEQSIQFLRANLITAGESLVLKQGTLAEKETFLQEFTDQLPNQINCLELIDIKTKKSLLNRACDPETIKVLPLEKWTKKRTSFAGNMENILIRSLPRQLLSKSPNNNRQLELVFAVPIYDNQGQLQSSLILQTSLLYREKVLPGSLSGYPVVISENGIILAHPYFDRIGSHISQEADAERLNSIINNAIRGKQNFLHLFSFEKDGKELVAGYSSLPSPVTGESSQKWIVLAISPLSQALAPLQQIWEAIFYLISGLLLAYLVVIVLIARDLAIPLEKLRDYALNIQKIPSEKITPQNFNIREINQLASALEEMLERLRLWGEEIVKSWQEAENANQLKNQFLANTSHELRTPLNGIIGSIRCVMDGFCNSEEEEKEYLQQADNSAVHLLEIIDDILSIAKIEAGKLSVNPEPVYLHQIINEVINLQTASLQGKHLKLNLLFCQENPVVYADPTKFKQVILNVISNSIKFTETGTISLITHLEHPQAIITIIDTGIGIDPQQQSKLFRPFVMIDGSTTRKFSGTGLGLAISKNFMKMMGGDITIFSQGQGLGTTVEIILPLVGERKLDFTPPEENSSLPILPSLKS; encoded by the coding sequence ATGTCTATCGGTCAATCCTCCTTTCGTCGTATTCTGCTCTCTCGCTTACTCCTAGTCAGTGTACCTGTACTACTGATGGGAGTTTATGTCACCTATCGTAAGGCGCGATCGGCTTTTTTGGAAACGGCCCGTCAAAATCTCACCGAAAGTGCCATCAGAAAAGCAGACAATATTGAGCAATCAATTCAATTTTTGCGGGCCAATCTTATCACTGCGGGTGAGAGTCTGGTTTTAAAACAGGGAACCTTAGCCGAAAAAGAAACTTTTTTACAAGAATTCACGGACCAGCTTCCTAATCAGATTAACTGTCTGGAGTTAATTGATATTAAGACCAAGAAATCTTTATTAAATCGAGCCTGTGACCCAGAAACTATCAAAGTTTTGCCTCTGGAAAAATGGACAAAAAAACGGACTAGCTTTGCTGGAAATATGGAAAATATTTTAATTAGAAGTTTACCTCGACAACTTTTAAGCAAATCTCCCAATAATAATCGTCAATTAGAATTAGTTTTTGCTGTTCCCATCTACGATAATCAAGGACAATTACAATCTAGTCTGATTCTGCAAACTTCTCTACTTTACCGTGAGAAGGTTTTACCCGGTTCTTTGTCAGGTTATCCCGTGGTTATTTCTGAAAATGGCATTATTCTCGCTCATCCCTATTTTGATCGCATTGGTAGCCATATCAGTCAAGAAGCTGATGCTGAACGCTTAAATAGTATTATCAATAATGCTATCCGAGGAAAACAAAATTTCTTGCATTTATTTTCTTTCGAGAAAGATGGCAAAGAATTAGTCGCTGGTTATAGCTCCCTTCCCAGTCCAGTTACGGGAGAATCATCCCAAAAATGGATAGTTTTAGCCATTAGTCCCCTCTCCCAAGCTCTGGCTCCTCTACAACAAATTTGGGAGGCAATTTTTTATCTAATTTCTGGTTTATTATTAGCTTATTTAGTAGTTATTGTACTCATTGCTAGGGATTTAGCTATACCTTTAGAAAAACTGCGAGATTATGCCTTAAATATTCAGAAAATTCCCTCCGAAAAGATTACACCACAAAACTTTAATATTCGAGAAATTAATCAGTTAGCGTCGGCCCTAGAGGAAATGCTCGAACGTTTACGTCTTTGGGGAGAGGAAATAGTTAAGAGTTGGCAAGAAGCGGAAAATGCTAATCAATTAAAAAACCAATTTTTGGCGAATACTTCCCACGAATTACGCACCCCTCTCAATGGTATTATTGGCTCAATTCGTTGCGTTATGGATGGATTTTGTAATAGTGAGGAGGAGGAAAAAGAATATCTGCAACAAGCGGATAATTCAGCCGTACATCTTTTGGAAATTATTGATGATATTCTCAGTATTGCTAAAATAGAAGCGGGCAAACTTTCCGTTAATCCTGAACCAGTATATTTACACCAAATTATCAATGAAGTTATTAATTTACAAACAGCCTCGCTGCAAGGTAAGCACTTAAAATTAAATTTACTTTTCTGTCAAGAAAATCCAGTAGTCTATGCTGATCCAACTAAATTTAAACAGGTAATTTTGAATGTTATTTCTAACTCAATTAAATTTACCGAAACGGGAACTATTTCTCTGATAACTCACCTAGAACATCCACAGGCTATTATCACTATAATCGATACAGGAATCGGTATCGACCCCCAGCAGCAATCAAAATTATTCCGTCCTTTTGTGATGATTGATGGTTCCACAACTAGAAAATTTAGCGGTACGGGTTTAGGATTAGCTATTTCTAAGAATTTTATGAAAATGATGGGGGGAGATATTACTATCTTTAGTCAAGGTCAAGGTTTAGGAACAACTGTGGAAATTATTCTTCCTCTGGTGGGGGAAAGAAAGCTTGATTTTACTCCACCAGAGGAAAACTCATCTTTGCCGATTCTTCCCTCTCTTAAAAGCTAA
- the pheA gene encoding prephenate dehydratase yields the protein MTVKIAYLGPVGTYSETAALAYANSLASQPHQLIPYPSIALALRSVVQNQADLAVVPVENSTEGSVVMTLDALWQLPGLQIQQELVLPISHALLSPRQSLTEITTVYSHPQALAQCQKWLENNLPTVPIIPTNSTTEAIQILDREANSAAIASPRAAKLYHVPILTQPINDYPDNCTRFWVMALTSHPQGERMSLAFQVLDQPGALVKPLEVFAKRQLNLSRIESRPTKRSLGEYIFFIDLEINLDQQHLIAETLEELTNYTDAIEVFGFYQVVNLPVESLEEL from the coding sequence ATGACTGTAAAGATCGCTTATCTGGGGCCAGTGGGAACCTATTCAGAAACAGCCGCTTTAGCATATGCTAACAGTTTAGCATCCCAGCCTCATCAATTAATACCCTATCCTAGCATTGCCCTGGCCTTGCGATCGGTTGTCCAAAATCAGGCCGATTTAGCAGTGGTCCCGGTGGAAAACTCCACCGAGGGAAGTGTGGTAATGACTCTTGATGCTTTATGGCAATTACCTGGGTTACAGATTCAACAAGAATTAGTTTTACCGATTTCCCATGCACTTCTATCTCCTCGACAATCGCTAACAGAAATTACCACCGTTTATTCCCATCCCCAAGCTTTAGCTCAATGTCAAAAATGGCTAGAAAATAATTTGCCTACCGTGCCGATTATTCCTACTAATTCTACCACAGAAGCGATTCAAATTCTCGATCGAGAGGCCAATTCGGCCGCTATTGCTTCTCCCCGGGCAGCAAAACTGTATCATGTACCAATATTAACACAACCAATTAATGATTATCCCGATAATTGTACCCGTTTTTGGGTAATGGCTTTAACTTCCCATCCCCAAGGGGAGCGAATGTCCCTCGCTTTTCAGGTTTTAGATCAACCTGGTGCTTTAGTCAAACCTTTAGAAGTTTTTGCCAAACGTCAGCTTAATTTATCTCGTATTGAATCGCGACCAACTAAACGATCTTTAGGGGAATACATATTTTTTATCGATCTAGAGATTAATCTGGATCAACAGCATTTAATCGCAGAAACTTTAGAAGAATTAACAAATTATACCGATGCGATCGAGGTTTTTGGTTTTTATCAGGTAGTTAATTTACCCGTAGAAAGTTTAGAGGAATTATAA
- a CDS encoding 3'-5' exonuclease has protein sequence MPYLTESDAIRNAIDHFCHFPILWLDTEVADYNSKTPRLSLIQILADSTDLTGERVTILDVLERPDITDYFITKILLLDRIEKVFHNASYDCQFLGGKGKV, from the coding sequence ATGCCTTATTTAACGGAATCCGACGCTATTAGGAATGCGATCGATCACTTTTGCCATTTTCCCATTCTTTGGTTAGATACGGAAGTGGCCGATTACAATAGCAAGACTCCCCGTTTGTCTCTGATTCAAATTCTGGCTGATTCCACGGACTTAACGGGGGAGCGGGTGACAATTTTGGATGTTCTCGAACGACCGGATATTACTGACTATTTTATCACTAAAATCCTGTTGCTTGACCGGATAGAAAAGGTTTTTCACAATGCTAGTTATGATTGTCAATTTTTGGGCGGTAAGGGCAAAGTTTAA
- a CDS encoding universal stress protein — protein MYQKILIAVDLSEMGDSVFKEAVSLASKYEANLLLLHVLSPEEDYSPLPIPPNLADIYPAQGNDLTLDFWRRQWEEFEQKGAAMLQKRANQAAEMGVKGEYRQIYGHAAKTICKVAREENIDLIVIGRRGRSGLGELFLGSVSNYVLHHAPCSVLIVQHRQD, from the coding sequence ATGTATCAAAAAATCTTGATAGCAGTAGATTTGTCGGAGATGGGGGACAGTGTTTTTAAGGAGGCTGTATCCTTAGCCAGTAAGTACGAAGCTAACCTCCTACTACTGCACGTCCTTTCCCCTGAGGAAGATTATAGCCCTTTACCGATTCCACCCAATTTAGCCGATATTTACCCCGCCCAGGGTAATGATCTCACTCTTGATTTTTGGCGGCGACAATGGGAAGAATTCGAGCAGAAAGGGGCGGCTATGTTGCAAAAAAGAGCTAATCAGGCGGCAGAAATGGGTGTAAAGGGAGAATACCGGCAAATTTACGGTCATGCCGCCAAAACTATCTGTAAAGTGGCGCGAGAGGAGAATATTGATTTAATTGTTATCGGTCGGCGTGGGCGCTCGGGTCTAGGAGAGTTATTCTTAGGTAGTGTGAGTAATTATGTTCTCCATCATGCCCCCTGTTCCGTCTTAATTGTTCAACATCGTCAGGACTAA
- the lepB gene encoding signal peptidase I, which produces MQEQEINKDKSKSFWASIRENLQIITIALVLALLIRTFVAEPRFIPSDSMLPTLEQGDRLVVEKLSYDFHPPRRGDIVVFEPPAQLQLQGYQKDQAFIKRVIATPGDVIAVKEGKIYLNNQPLAEDYILESPQYNLMPLLVPENNLFVMGDNRNNSNDSHIWGFLPENNVIGRAVFRFFPFNRLGILGGNR; this is translated from the coding sequence ATGCAAGAGCAAGAAATTAATAAGGACAAATCCAAGAGTTTTTGGGCTTCTATTCGAGAAAATCTGCAAATTATCACTATAGCTTTAGTTTTAGCCTTACTGATCCGCACTTTTGTGGCTGAACCTCGTTTTATCCCCTCTGATTCTATGTTACCCACTTTAGAACAAGGCGATCGCTTAGTGGTGGAAAAACTTTCCTACGATTTCCATCCTCCTCGACGGGGGGATATCGTCGTCTTTGAACCGCCGGCACAATTACAATTACAGGGATATCAAAAGGATCAAGCTTTTATTAAAAGAGTGATTGCCACCCCAGGGGATGTGATTGCTGTCAAGGAGGGCAAAATTTATCTGAATAATCAACCCTTGGCAGAGGATTATATTCTAGAATCCCCTCAATATAATTTAATGCCTTTGCTCGTGCCAGAAAATAATTTATTTGTGATGGGAGATAATCGCAATAATAGCAATGACTCCCATATCTGGGGGTTTTTACCGGAAAATAACGTGATTGGTAGGGCGGTTTTTCGCTTTTTTCCTTTTAATCGTTTGGGGATTTTAGGGGGGAATCGCTAA
- the mazG gene encoding nucleoside triphosphate pyrophosphohydrolase — protein MSSLPETENPSYKAILAALNHLISVVARLRDPESGCPWDLAQTPATLIPYVIEEAYEVVAAIKSGDKTAIAEELGDLLLQVVLQAQIASDEGNFSLEEVARGITDKLIRRHPHVFGDLSLENPEQVRQNWEKIKAEEKNDPTISGKLTRYAQTLPPLIGAMKISRQAARVGFEWENIAGVWEKFGEELAEWQESLESGDKEHQQAELGDLLFTIVNLARWYDLDPSIALQETNLRFIQRFSLVESVAEKPLHDYTLEELTVFWQQAKAKLHQPSSGQ, from the coding sequence ATGTCTAGCCTTCCAGAAACCGAAAATCCCAGTTACAAGGCCATCTTAGCGGCATTAAACCATTTAATCAGCGTTGTTGCCCGTTTACGAGACCCAGAAAGCGGCTGTCCTTGGGATTTAGCCCAAACCCCGGCAACCCTAATTCCCTACGTTATCGAGGAAGCTTATGAGGTGGTAGCGGCGATTAAAAGCGGTGATAAAACTGCCATTGCTGAGGAATTAGGCGATTTACTGCTACAGGTGGTTTTACAAGCCCAAATTGCCAGTGATGAGGGTAATTTTAGCCTAGAAGAAGTGGCTAGAGGCATCACTGATAAATTAATTCGTCGTCATCCCCACGTTTTCGGGGATCTATCCCTAGAAAATCCCGAACAGGTGCGTCAAAATTGGGAGAAAATCAAAGCTGAGGAAAAAAATGACCCGACTATTAGTGGCAAATTAACCCGTTATGCCCAAACTTTACCACCCTTGATCGGGGCGATGAAAATTTCTCGGCAAGCGGCGCGAGTCGGTTTTGAGTGGGAAAATATCGCGGGAGTCTGGGAAAAATTTGGCGAAGAGTTGGCAGAATGGCAAGAGTCCCTAGAATCGGGCGATAAAGAGCATCAACAGGCCGAATTAGGCGATTTACTCTTTACTATTGTCAATCTTGCTCGCTGGTATGATTTAGATCCCAGTATCGCTTTACAAGAGACTAATCTGCGTTTTATTCAACGTTTTTCCCTAGTGGAATCTGTGGCAGAAAAGCCTCTCCATGACTATACACTAGAGGAATTAACAGTTTTCTGGCAGCAAGCGAAAGCTAAGTTACATCAACCATCATCTGGGCAATAA
- a CDS encoding phosphomannose isomerase type II C-terminal cupin domain, whose protein sequence is MIASQDVAPFQLISSVESAATEFRPWGSFTTLEEGLGYKIKRIEVNPGHRLSLQMHYHRSEHWIVVSGTAKVTCGDNEEILGANQSTYVPQCTAHRLENPGVIKLVLIEVQNGEYLGEDDIVRFQDDYARHQS, encoded by the coding sequence ATGATCGCATCTCAAGATGTGGCACCATTTCAGCTTATTTCGAGCGTAGAATCGGCAGCAACAGAATTTAGACCTTGGGGTTCTTTCACCACTCTAGAAGAAGGTCTTGGTTATAAAATCAAGCGAATTGAAGTGAATCCGGGTCATCGTCTCAGTTTACAGATGCACTACCATCGCAGTGAACACTGGATTGTGGTTTCGGGAACGGCAAAAGTCACCTGTGGAGATAACGAGGAAATTCTCGGCGCTAATCAGTCCACCTATGTGCCGCAGTGTACCGCTCACCGTCTGGAAAATCCTGGGGTGATTAAATTGGTATTAATCGAAGTGCAGAATGGGGAATATTTAGGAGAGGATGATATAGTGCGTTTTCAGGATGATTATGCTCGTCATCAGAGCTAA
- the gatC gene encoding Asp-tRNA(Asn)/Glu-tRNA(Gln) amidotransferase subunit GatC, whose product MIDRATVEKIAHLARLEINSGEEEQFALQLSGILDYFEQLSELDTENVPPTTRAIEIQNITRADGNRPYPDHEVLVQESPAPEGDYFRVPRILNTDEE is encoded by the coding sequence ATGATCGATCGAGCTACAGTTGAAAAAATCGCCCATTTAGCCCGTTTAGAGATTAATAGCGGCGAAGAAGAACAATTTGCCCTGCAATTAAGCGGAATCCTCGATTATTTCGAGCAGTTAAGCGAATTAGACACGGAAAATGTGCCACCCACCACGCGAGCGATCGAAATTCAAAATATCACTCGCGCCGATGGTAATAGACCTTATCCCGATCACGAGGTCTTAGTGCAGGAATCGCCGGCTCCAGAAGGGGATTATTTCCGGGTTCCCCGTATTCTCAACACCGACGAAGAGTGA
- a CDS encoding photosystem I assembly protein Ycf3, with protein sequence MPRTQRNDNFIDKSFTVMADIILKILPANKKAKEAFVYYRDGMSAQADGEYAEALDNYYEALTLEEDPNDRSYILYNIGIIHASNGEHEKALEYYEEAIQLNPRMPSALNNIAVIYHFQGEKAREDGQQAEAEALYDKAAEYWKQAIRLAPNNYIEAQNWLKITGRSEIDVFF encoded by the coding sequence ATGCCACGCACTCAACGTAACGATAATTTTATTGATAAATCTTTTACCGTCATGGCGGATATCATTTTAAAGATACTCCCCGCCAATAAAAAAGCCAAGGAAGCGTTTGTTTATTACCGCGATGGGATGTCTGCCCAAGCTGACGGCGAATACGCCGAAGCCCTCGATAATTACTATGAGGCTTTAACATTAGAAGAGGATCCTAACGATCGCAGTTATATCCTCTACAATATCGGCATTATCCACGCTAGTAACGGCGAGCATGAAAAGGCTCTAGAATACTACGAAGAAGCTATTCAACTTAATCCCAGAATGCCCTCCGCTTTGAATAATATCGCCGTTATTTACCATTTTCAGGGGGAAAAAGCCAGAGAAGACGGTCAACAGGCCGAAGCGGAAGCACTCTACGACAAAGCGGCAGAATACTGGAAACAAGCCATCCGATTAGCCCCCAATAACTACATTGAAGCCCAAAACTGGCTGAAAATCACCGGGCGCTCGGAAATTGATGTTTTCTTTTAA